In Achromobacter pestifer, the DNA window ATCACGCTTGGTCCCGCCCTGACCTTCGGCTGGATCGCTGGACAACATCTGGCCCATGCACAACACTGACGCCTCTCCACCGACAAGGATCCCCATGAAAATCTTCTACTCGCCCGCCTCGCCCTTCGTGCGCAAGTGCATGGTCATCGCCCATGAACTCGGTCTGGCCGACCGCATCGAGAAGCTGCCGAGCGCGGCCGGTCCCGTCGCACGCGACCAGACCATCATTCCCAGCAATCCGCTGGGCCAGGTGCCCACCTTCATCACCGATGACGGCCAGGCGCTGTACGACAGCCGCGTGGTCTGCGAATACCTGAACGACCTGGGCGGCGGTTCGCTGTTCCCGGCCGGCAAGACGCGCTGGCAGGTGCTGACGGAACAATCCATGGCCGACGGCATGCTGGGCGCGGCGCTGCTGGCCCGCTACGAAACCGTGCTGCGTCCGGAAGCGCTGCGCTGGGACGGCTGGGTTGAGGGCCAGCTGGACAAGGTCCGCGACGGCCTCGCGCTGGTGGAACAGAACGCCGCCGCGCTGGCGGGCCGCCTGGACATCGGCACCATCACCATCGGTTGCGCGCTGGGCTATCTGGACTTCCGATTCCCCGACCTGGACTGGCGCGCCGGCCACCCGGCCACCGCCGCCTGGTACGAGACCTTCAGCCAGCGCCCGTCCATGCAGGCCACCAAACCCTGATCCGGTTTGGGCAGGCGCAGGGCCGGGAGAACCCGCCGGGCTCCCTGGCCATCACCTGCCTTGGTACGGCGCGGCCCCGGGCAGCGTCGCTAGGGCCCCTGGCATGTTCAGGGGCCTTTTTTTCGCCCGGATCGCCCTCAGCTGTTACAGTGAAGTCGGCAGGCGGGCCGATCCGCCCGCCATCGCCAGAAGAGGCCCAGCATGAACGTCGCTGCGATCTCCGCCATCCACCGGGCCGACGCGCCCTACCCCGCGCGCTCCGCCGCGCTGGACGCCGCCCGCGCATTCCCCGAAACCCAACGCGTCGCCCACGTCCAGGCGGCCCGGGCCGCGGCCGCCGGCCACGCGGCGCAAGCCATCCGCGAACGCGCGAGCCTGTCATTGCCGCTAAGCTCCTTCGGCGCCTCCAATGCGGACGCGCTGCGCGATCTGCACGCGGAATCGCGCATGCGCCGCGCCGTCGAGGATTTCACCGCGCAGCCCGACCCCGCGGCCCAGCGCGCCGGCTCCGCCAACGACCTGGGCACCATCGAAGGCCTGATGCCGCTGCAGGCCTACCGCGTCGCCATGGGCAATCCGCAGGTCCAGGAACTGCAGACCGCCGTGGCCATGAAGGCCGCCGGCCTGGGCATCCCCAAGGTCGCCAACATCGGCGCGACCGAGAACGTCACGGACAACGCGCGCTACCGGCCGGGCCACACGCCCTGACCAAAAAAAAGCCGCCTGACGCATCAGGCGGCTCTTCGTTCGGAACCCGGCGGCGATCAGTGGAAGAATTCCGCGATCATCGTCGCGCCCAGGAAGGTGCCCGCATTGGCGGCCAGGGAAACCACCACGATCTTCCAGCCCAGCTTGCGGAACGCCGGCAGGTCCTTGAGGATCGACAGGCCGGCCATGGCCAGGATCACGGTCGTGAACGGCAGGAAGTTGACCTTGCCGACCATCGCGATGATCTGGTCCGAGTACGGCAGCACGCCCGGGCAGCCGGCGGTCATGGCGATCAGCGACAGCACGAACACGGCCGGCAGCTTGGGCACCACGCGCAGCACCAGGTCGGTGATGACGACCAGCAGGATGATGATGCCCATGCCCGGCAAGGCATCGGCGAACGGCACGTTGTAGCCCAGGCGGTTGCCCACCAGCGCGAACAGGCCGCAGATGACGTAAGCGGTCAGGCGGTCGCCGAAGCCCATCTTGGCGCCGTGCGCCGGCGTCTCTTGCGCGACGCTGTCATCGGCGGCAGCGGCGGTTTCGGCCTTGCCGCGCGAGAAGCGGCCCAGCACGGGTTCCAGCTTGTCGTACAGGAAGATGGTGGTCGGCAGCGAGATGAACAGCGTGAAGTACACGCCCACCACCGTGGTCAGCAGGTTGGCGGCGGCGGCCAGGGCGGCCACCTGGTGCGCGACTTCGGGCGTCTGCTGGGACGCGATCGCGCCCACGCCGGCCGCCATCATGCTGCCCGAGCCCACGCCGGCGCCCATGGCGAGCGAGCGCGGATCGAAGATATTCAGGCTGGTGATGAAGCCGGCCATCAGCGCCACGAACAGCGCGCCGATCACGGTGCCGGTGATGTACTCGGCCATCACGCCGCGGCCTTCAGGCGAGTTCATGCCGTAGCGCTCGCCGATGATCGCCAGGCTGGGCTCGCGGCCCACCGAGAAGGTGGCGCCGATGGCCTCGCGCTTGATGCCCAGCAGCAGCGCCAGCGGCAGGCCGATGGCCATGGTGCCGAAAAAGTGGCCGAACTCCTGGAACACCAGGGCCCAACCGGCTTCGCGCACCTGGGGCAAGGCGCCGCCCACCATCAGGCCCAGCTTGGCCAGGAAGGGCAGCAGCGCGTACTGCAGATAGCCGCTGATGCGGGTCTGCATGGCGGTGTCGATGTTCAGGCCGGCGGGCATGCGCTGGCCGAAGGCGGCCACGATGGCGCCGATGAAGATGGCCCACAGCATGGGCTGCAGGACGATCTTGCCCGGGCCGACGTTGAAGGTGGCGCTGCCGATCGCCTCGGAAACGACAACCACCAGCAGGATGGCGGCGAGCATGCGGATGCGCCCGGATAGCGGCATGGAAGGCGCGGCCAGGCTTGCGCTGGCATGTGACATCGAATTCCCCTGATGAACGTAAATAATCGTCGTGGCTGCCCGCCGCAATCCCGGCCGGCTGGCGCCCGGAGTGGGCGTCGCAACGCGGCGGCGGCGACGGCGCGCGCAGCAGGGCCGATTTTCGCCGGGGGCCCGGCGCGCAACCATGACAGGGCTGGCGCATAAACGTTGCGTAAAATGCAACGGACAAGCTTTTCCCGGGAAAATTTTGCATGAACTCGGATCATGCAAGGGTAAACCCTAGATTGTAGCTGTGGATCTGCCGCCGCACTCCCGCCAAGGAGCCCCGCCATGGACGAAAAACTCGACGCCCGCCGCACCCATTACTTCATGCAGGTCATGAGCCGCGGCTCGGTGCGCGGCGCCGCCGAAGTGCTGGACATGGACCCGTCCGCCGTCAGCCGCGCCATCGCCGCGCTGGAGCGCGATTGCGGCATCGCGCTGTTCGAGCGCCGCGGACGCGGCGTGGTGCCCACGGACGCAGGACATATCCTGGCACGCTATATCAAGCGCCAGCAGGACATCCAGGAGAGCTTCTTCTCCGAGATCGACAGCCTGCGCAAGGCCGAACGGGGACACATAGACCTGGTGCTGGGCGAGGGCTTCGTGGAGCTGATGTTCGAGCGCGTGCTGCCCGGCTACTGGCGCAGCCATCCGGAGGTCACGCTGGACATCGACGTGGCGCGCACCTCCGAGATCGTGCAGCGCATCATCGACGACCGCGCCTATATAGGACTGGTGTTCCAGCCGCCCAACGACGCCCGCCTGCGCACCCATTATTCGCGGCCCGAGCCCATCCGCGCCATCGTCCGCGACGACCACCCGCTGACCCGGCTGCGCCGCCCGCTGCTGCTGACCGACCTGGCCGACCATCCCGGCGCGTCCATGCAAGAGGGGTTCGGCGTGCGCCAGCATATCCAGGCCGCCGAGATCAGCGAACAGGTCCGGCTGCGCAATGTGCTGACCACCTCGTCCTTCAAGGCGCTGTGGCAATTCGCCGCCGCGGGCATCGGTTATGCGCTGACGCCGCCCATCGCAGTCACCGCCGACCTGCGCGCCCAGCGCCTGGCCAGCCTGCCGCTGGCCAACCCCATCCTCAACCAAGGCAGCCTGCACGTGCTGAGCCGCGCCGGCCGGCATATCTCGCCCGCCGCGCGCGAATTGCTGGACCACATCGTGCGCGGCATCGGCGCCCCGGCCGGTTCGACGTCTGATACGGTCGGGTAACGCGGATCTGCATCTGTTCCCCCGGACGGCGCCGGCCTACATTTGCAGCATCGCCACGACGCCAGGAGGGACTACATGCTCAGTTTCTTGCGCACGGTCAAATCCGTGCTGTGGGGATTCTTCGGCGTGCGCCGCGGGCGCGGGTACGATGCCGACATCGCCAACAACAAGCCGGCGCCATTGATATTGACCGGGCTGCTGATGGCGGCTTGTCTGGTGGTCATTCTGGTGCTGGTCGCGCGCTGGGCTGTGAACGCCGCGTTGTAAATCGGCCGTCCCGCCGCCGGGCCGTCCCAAGGCGGAACAGCCCCCTCGGGGGGCAGCAAACGCGCGACAGCGCGTGCAGCGTGGGGGTGCACATCGCCGTCCCGCCGCCGGGCCGTCCCAAGGCGGGACAGCCCCCTCGGGGGGCAGCAAACGCGCGCCAGCGCGTGCAGCGTGGGGGCCCCCATTACCTTATTACCAGAATGACTTAGACGGTCGCCGCAGCTGCCTGTTACGGTTATGAACCCCTTTCTCCTGCCGCATTGCGCCGGGCGACCGCCGGGGTCCAGACCGAGAAGACTTCAAGGGCAGTAGACATGTACGTGTATGACCCCGTCGACCAGCAATTAGTCGAGCAACGCGTGGCGCAGTTCTCCGACCAGACACGCCGCTTCCTCGATGGCCAACTAACGGAAGATGAATTCCGCGTTTTGCGCCTGCAGAACGGCCTGTACATCCAGCGCCACGCGCCCATGCTGCGCGTCGCGATCCCCTACGGCATCCTGGCGTCGCGCCAATTGCGCACGCTGGCGCACATCGCGCGCAAATGGGACCGCGGCTACGGCCATTTCAGCACCCGCCAGAACATCCAGTTCAATTGGCCCAAGCTCGAAGACGTGCCGGACATCCTGGCTGAACTCGCCACCGTGCAGATGCATGCCATCCAGACCAGCGGCAACTGCATCCGCAACACCACCACCGACCATTTCGCCGGCGTCGCGCCGGACGAGCTGGTGGATCCGCTGGTGTGGTGCGAGATCATCCGCCAATGGTCCACGCTGCACCCCGAATTCGCCTTTTTGCCGCGCAAATTCAAGATCGCGGTCAGCGGCGCGGTGCAGGACCGCGCGGCCGTGGGCGTGCACGACATCGGCCTGCAGGCCGTCGAACGCGACGGCAAGCTGGGCTTTCGCGTCTGGGTCGGCGGCGGGCTGGGCCGCACGCCCATCGTCGGCAAGCTGATCAATCCCTTCGTCGAATGGCAGGACCTGCTGACCTATCTGCAGGCCGCGCTGCGGGTCTACAACCTGCACGGTCGCCGCGACAACAAGTACAAGGCGCGCATCAAGATTCTCGTCAAGGACCTGACGCCGGAAGTCTACGCGCAGCAGGTGGACGAGCAGTGGCAGCTCATCAAGGGCGGCCCGGACACCATCACCCAGGAATTCGTCGATAGCATCAAGGCCCGTTTCGTCTGGCCGCAATACGACTCCGCCGCGACGCAGGACATCGACAACACCGCCGCGCTCGCCGCCGCCGATCCGCGCTTCGCGCGTTGGCTGCGCACCAACGTGCACCCGCACAAAGTGGCCGGCTATGCCGCCGTCACCGTGTCGCTCAAGCCCACCGGCGTGCCGCCGGGCGACATCACCGCCGACCAGATGGACGCGGTGGCCAACCTGGCCGACGAATACGGCTTCGGCGAGCTGCGCGTCTCGCACGAGCAGAACCTGATCCTGGCCGACGTGCGCCGCGCGCGCCTGCATGAACTCTGGACCACGCTGCAGGCGCTGAACCTGGCCACGCCCAACATCGGGCTGCTGACCAACATCATCGCCTGTCCGGGCGGGGATTTCTGCGCGCTGGCCAATGCCGTCTCGATCCCCGTGGCCGAAGCCATCCAGCGCCAGTTCGACAACCTCGACTACCTGTTCGAGATCGGCGAGCTGGATCTGAACATCTCGGGCTGCATCAACTCCTGCGGCCACCATCACGTGGGCCATATCGGCATCCTCGGGGTCGATAAGGCCGGCGAGGAGTGGTATCAGGTCACCATCGGCGGCCGCCAGAACGGCGCCGCCAAGCCGCTGCCCGACATCGAATCCACGCGCGGCGGCGGCGCCGCGATCGGCCGCATCATCGGTCCGTCGTTCGCGCGCGACCAGGTCGCGGGCGTGGTGGACCGCCTTGTCCGCACCTACCTGGGCCTGCGCGACAGCGAAGAGGAACGCTTCATCGACGTGGTGGACCGCGTCGGCATCGACCCCTTCAAGCAGGACGTCTACTCCGATCCCGCCTTCGCCAAACCCACGCAGCACGCCGAGGCCGCCCATGTCTGAAATCTATCCGCACGACACCCCCGGCCCGCACCTGATCCGCAACGGCCGCCTGGAGGCCGACACCGCACGCCTCTTCACGCCCGAGCCCGAAGTCCCCGCCGAGGGCCAGGTGCCTGGCGACGCGCCGGGCTGGATCGTGCCGCTGTCCACCTGGAAGACCTCGCGCGCCACCTTGCGCCGCCACCAGCATCCGGTCGCGGTCCTGCTCGACCCCGACGCCGACCTGCGCGATCTGGCCGACACCGACGGCACGCTGGATCCCGCCGGCATCGCCTTCATCGCCGTGGATTTTCCGGTCTATACCGATGGCCGCGGCTATTCACTGGCGCAGTTGCTGCGCACGCGCTACCGGTGGCAAGGCGAACTGCGCGCGGTCGGCGACGTGATGATCGACACCATCCACTACCAGGCGCGCGTCGGCTTCGACAGCTTCCTGGTCAAGCCCGGCCACGATCCGCACAAGGCCCTGGAAGCCTTCAAGACGTTCACGGTGCATTACCAGAAGACCTATCGGGTGCCGACGCCGGCAGCCGCCTAGCCGCCCGAAAATCCCGGCAGCGCCCAGCGCTGCGTCCTGACCTCATCCTGCGCCAGCTGGGCGCGGATCAGGTCGGCGATATTGCGCTGGCGCGCCGCCTGCATGCGGCTGATCAGGCTGGACACGCTGACGGCCAGGCGCGGATATCCGCCAGCGTCGCACAGGGCCACGCCCACGCCCAGCACGCCAGGGACCGCCGCGTTGCCCACCACGGACCAGCCGCGCCCGCGCGTGTTCTCCACCAAGCGCCGCATCTGCGCCACCGTCATGCCGCCATAGGCGCGCAGGGCCTGCTCGTTCTGCGCAATCACCTCTTCCGACTCGGCTGACGGCAGCGCCGCCAATAACGCCAGCCCGGCCGCCCCCACGCCCAGCGGCTGGCGGTGCCCCACCGTGACCGCCAGCACCTGCACAGGGTAGTTGCCCACTTCGCGGTGCAGGCAGAGCGAATCGTTGCCGGCGCGGCAGATGAGAAAAGCGGAATCGCCGCTCACGTCGCTGATCTGGCGCAGCACCGGCCGCAGGCTGCGCACCGCTTGCGCGTGTGGATCGCCGGCCATCATCACGCCCAGCTCGGCCACGCGCCAACGCGGCGCCTCGGACTCGCGCAAGGCGTAGCCCTCCTGCACCAGCACGTCGAGATAGCGATAGGCCGTGGTCCGCTGCATGCCCGCCGCGCGCGCGATGTCGACCACGTGCATGCCCGCCGCCCCTGCCTGCCGCAGCACGCCCAGCACGCGCAGCCCGCGGCGCAACACGCGCGGCCCGGAGCCTTCGGATTCTGGTTTGTTCATTTTTTGGACAGCTTGCGTTGATGAGGCCCCTATCAAAGCCCAATATGAATCCGGGCAGACGCAGAGCTGTCCAAATATTAGACAAACAGGACGGAGACAACAATGAAGATGCAAAGCAAGCGGTGGGCCGCCGCGGCGGCCGCCCTGGGCGCGCTGCTCGCGGCCCCGGCCCTGGCGGCCAAACCCTATCCCGAGCGTCCCGTGACGCTGGTGGTCGGCTACGCGGCCGGCGGCGCCACCGACATCGTGGCGCGCCTGATGGCGAAGTCCCTCTCGGAAGAACTGGGCCAGACCATCGTGGTCGAGAACAAGACCGGCGCCAACAGCAACATCGGCGCGGAAATCGTCTCGCGCGCCGCGCCCGACGGCTACACGCTGTATGTAGGTTCCATCGCCAACACCATCAACCGCACGCTGTACAGCCAGCTCAGCTATGACTTCGTGAAGGACTTCGAGCCGGTCGGCCTGCTGGCGACCATTCCGAACATCCTGGTGGTCAATCCCAAGCTGCCGATCAAGACCGTGCAGGAATACGTGGCCTACGCCAAGAAGAACCCGGGCAAGCTGACCTGCGCCTCGTCGGGCAGCGGCTCGTCCATCCACCTGTCGTGCGAACTGTTCAAGATGCAGACCGGCACCGACATCCTGCACGTGCCGTACCGCGGCAGCGGCCCGGCCGTGGCCGACCTGCTGGGCGGCCAGGTGGATTCCATGTTCGACAACCTGCCCTCGTCGCTGCCACATGTGCAGGCCGGCAAGCTGCGCGCCATCGGCGTCACCTCGCCCCAGCGCCTGCCTTCCGCGCCCGATACGCCCACGCTGGCCGAATCCGGCTTGGCCGGCTTCGACGTGGAATCCTGGTTCGGCGTGATGGCGCCTGCCGGCACCCCCAAGCCCGTGGTCGAGCGCTTGAACCAGGCCATCAACAAGGCGCTGGCCAGCCCGGCGCTGCAGACGTCCTATCAGCAGTCCGGCTTCTACGCGCCACAGCAGCCCAACACGCCCGAGACCTACGCCAAGAAGATCGCCAGCGAGATCGACAAGTGGGGCAAGGTCGTCAAGAGCGCCAACCTCAAAGCCAACTAGGAACACCAGGATGTACCCGATAGATTTCTTCTTTCGCGCCGCCGAGCAGTATCCGGACCGCATCGCGCTGGACGGCCCAGAGGGCCTGGTCACGTACTCGCGGCTGGCCGCCGACACGCGGGCGCTGGCCGCGGCCTTGCAGGACCTGGATCCGGCGCCGCAGACGCGGGTGGCGATCTGCGCCGGCAACTCCGCGCGGCACATCCTGGCGCTGCTGGCCGTGCTGGCCAGCGGCAAGGTGTGGGTGCCGCTCAATTACCGCAGCACCGAGCGCGAGATCGGGCGCATCCTGGACGCCACCGAGCCGTCCATCGTGATCGTCGACGGCGTGGGCGCGCCGCTGGCGCCCGAGGTCCAGGCGCCGCAAGGCCGCCGCCACATCCATCTGGACGACGCGGCGGCGCCGCTGGCGCTGGATGAGCTGCTGGCCCGCTGCGCCGGACGCGAGCCGCAACGCCACGCGCTGCCGCGCGACGCCACCCAGGCCGTCAAGTTCACCGGCGGCACCACCGGCCTGCCCAAAGGCGTGATGCAGCCGTACCACGCGTGGAATGCGGGCATCATCAACCAGATCATGAGCTGGGGGCTGACCCACGAAGACCGCTATGTGGTGGCCGCCCCCATCACGCACGGCACCGGCACCTACCTGCTGCCGGTGCTGGCGCGCGGCGGCGCCCATCTGCTGCTGGACGGCGTCACGCCGGCCAGCATTACCGCCGCCTTCCGCGAACGCGGCGGCACGCTGAGCTTCATGCCGCCCACGCTGATCTACATGATCATGGCGCAGCCCGGCGTCTCGCGCGCCGACTTCCCGCGCCTGCGCAACCTGATCTACGGCGGCGCGCCCATGCCGGTGGAGAAGATCGACAAAGCCCGCGCCTTCTTCGGCCCGGTGCTGGGCACCACCTACGGCCAGACCGAAGCGCCGCAGATCGTGACCGTGCTGCGCCCCTCTGATCTGGAAGCGCCGCAGAACCGCGCCTCGGTCGGGCGCGTCACCTGGCTCAGCGACGTGGCCATCATGGCGCCCGACGGCGCGCTGCTGCCGCGCGGCGAGATCGGCGAGGTCGTGGTGCAGGGCGACCTGGTCATGGCCAGCTACTGGCGCCTGCCCGAAAAGACCGCCGAAACCGTGGTGAACGGGTGGCTGCATACCGGCGACACCGGCCTGATCGACGCGCGCGGCTATCTGTTCCTGAAGGACCGGCTGCGCGACGTGATCATCACGGGCGGCTTCAACATCTATCCCGTGGACGTGGAGAACGCGCTGTCCGCGCATCCCGCCGTGTACGAATGCTCGGTGTTCGGACTGCCGGACGACAAGTGGGGCGAAGCGGTCCACGCCGCGGTCCAGTTCCATCCCGGCGTGGAAGCCAGCGAGGACGAGCTCAAGGCGCACGTGCGCGCCCTGCTCGGCCCCGTGGCCACGCCCAAACAGTTCCACATCCATGACAGCCTGCCGCGCTCCAGCGTGGGCAAGGTACTGAAAAATGCCGTGCGCGACGCGGCCCAGAAGGAGTCCTCATGAAAACGCCCGAAACCCGCCTTTGCGCGCATCACCTCACCGGCATGTCCTACCGCGACGTGGACCTGGTCGAGGACCTGATCGGCAAGAAAACCTTCACCGAAGTCATGATCATGCAGATCCTTGGCCGCGAGGCGCGCCCGGTGGACCTGCGCATCGTCGACGCGGTGCTCGTCACGCTGATGGAGCACGGGCTGACGCCCAGCGCCATCACCACGCGGCTGATCTATATGAGCGCGCCGGAAAACCTGCAGGGCGCGGTGGCGTCGGGGCTGATGGCGGTGGGCAGCCGGTTCGTCGGCACCATGGAAAACTGCTCGCGCCTGCTGGACCGCATCCGCCAGGCCGAGGACGGCCGCGCGGAAGCCCTGGCGATCGCCCGCGAATTCCGCGAATCGCGCAGCGCGCTGCCCGGCTTCGGCCACCATCTGCACAAGCCCGACGATCCGCGCTCGATCAAGCTGCTGGCGTTGGCCGAGGCCGAGCCAGATCTCAAGGGCGACTCGCTCAAGGCGCTGCGCCTGTTCTCGGCAGCCATCGACGAGACCTACGGCAAGCACATCACCATCAATGCCACCGGCGCGGTCGCCGCGCTGCTCAGCGAGATCGGCGTGCCGACCGAACTGATGCGCGGCTTCGCCGTCATCTCGCGCGCGGCCGGCCTGGTATCGCACGTGGCCGAGGAACAGCAAAGCCCGTCCGGACGCTACATCTGGGAAACCATAGACCACGCCATTCCCTACGTGGGCCGAGGCAAGACGCATCAGGGCGCAGAGCAAGCGTAACGGCGCAGCCGGCCGCATCCGCATGGACGGGGGAACGACCGGCGAGTACGCCTGATCCCTCCCCCGGCAGCGCTCAACCCAGGTTGGGCGCCAGCGTCCGCTTCAGGTCTTC includes these proteins:
- a CDS encoding glutathione S-transferase → MKIFYSPASPFVRKCMVIAHELGLADRIEKLPSAAGPVARDQTIIPSNPLGQVPTFITDDGQALYDSRVVCEYLNDLGGGSLFPAGKTRWQVLTEQSMADGMLGAALLARYETVLRPEALRWDGWVEGQLDKVRDGLALVEQNAAALAGRLDIGTITIGCALGYLDFRFPDLDWRAGHPATAAWYETFSQRPSMQATKP
- a CDS encoding DUF3100 domain-containing protein; its protein translation is MSHASASLAAPSMPLSGRIRMLAAILLVVVVSEAIGSATFNVGPGKIVLQPMLWAIFIGAIVAAFGQRMPAGLNIDTAMQTRISGYLQYALLPFLAKLGLMVGGALPQVREAGWALVFQEFGHFFGTMAIGLPLALLLGIKREAIGATFSVGREPSLAIIGERYGMNSPEGRGVMAEYITGTVIGALFVALMAGFITSLNIFDPRSLAMGAGVGSGSMMAAGVGAIASQQTPEVAHQVAALAAAANLLTTVVGVYFTLFISLPTTIFLYDKLEPVLGRFSRGKAETAAAADDSVAQETPAHGAKMGFGDRLTAYVICGLFALVGNRLGYNVPFADALPGMGIIILLVVITDLVLRVVPKLPAVFVLSLIAMTAGCPGVLPYSDQIIAMVGKVNFLPFTTVILAMAGLSILKDLPAFRKLGWKIVVVSLAANAGTFLGATMIAEFFH
- a CDS encoding LysR family transcriptional regulator, producing the protein MDEKLDARRTHYFMQVMSRGSVRGAAEVLDMDPSAVSRAIAALERDCGIALFERRGRGVVPTDAGHILARYIKRQQDIQESFFSEIDSLRKAERGHIDLVLGEGFVELMFERVLPGYWRSHPEVTLDIDVARTSEIVQRIIDDRAYIGLVFQPPNDARLRTHYSRPEPIRAIVRDDHPLTRLRRPLLLTDLADHPGASMQEGFGVRQHIQAAEISEQVRLRNVLTTSSFKALWQFAAAGIGYALTPPIAVTADLRAQRLASLPLANPILNQGSLHVLSRAGRHISPAARELLDHIVRGIGAPAGSTSDTVG
- a CDS encoding DUF2970 domain-containing protein — protein: MLSFLRTVKSVLWGFFGVRRGRGYDADIANNKPAPLILTGLLMAACLVVILVLVARWAVNAAL
- a CDS encoding nitrite/sulfite reductase, with protein sequence MYVYDPVDQQLVEQRVAQFSDQTRRFLDGQLTEDEFRVLRLQNGLYIQRHAPMLRVAIPYGILASRQLRTLAHIARKWDRGYGHFSTRQNIQFNWPKLEDVPDILAELATVQMHAIQTSGNCIRNTTTDHFAGVAPDELVDPLVWCEIIRQWSTLHPEFAFLPRKFKIAVSGAVQDRAAVGVHDIGLQAVERDGKLGFRVWVGGGLGRTPIVGKLINPFVEWQDLLTYLQAALRVYNLHGRRDNKYKARIKILVKDLTPEVYAQQVDEQWQLIKGGPDTITQEFVDSIKARFVWPQYDSAATQDIDNTAALAAADPRFARWLRTNVHPHKVAGYAAVTVSLKPTGVPPGDITADQMDAVANLADEYGFGELRVSHEQNLILADVRRARLHELWTTLQALNLATPNIGLLTNIIACPGGDFCALANAVSIPVAEAIQRQFDNLDYLFEIGELDLNISGCINSCGHHHVGHIGILGVDKAGEEWYQVTIGGRQNGAAKPLPDIESTRGGGAAIGRIIGPSFARDQVAGVVDRLVRTYLGLRDSEEERFIDVVDRVGIDPFKQDVYSDPAFAKPTQHAEAAHV
- a CDS encoding DUF934 domain-containing protein — translated: MSEIYPHDTPGPHLIRNGRLEADTARLFTPEPEVPAEGQVPGDAPGWIVPLSTWKTSRATLRRHQHPVAVLLDPDADLRDLADTDGTLDPAGIAFIAVDFPVYTDGRGYSLAQLLRTRYRWQGELRAVGDVMIDTIHYQARVGFDSFLVKPGHDPHKALEAFKTFTVHYQKTYRVPTPAAA
- a CDS encoding IclR family transcriptional regulator, producing MNKPESEGSGPRVLRRGLRVLGVLRQAGAAGMHVVDIARAAGMQRTTAYRYLDVLVQEGYALRESEAPRWRVAELGVMMAGDPHAQAVRSLRPVLRQISDVSGDSAFLICRAGNDSLCLHREVGNYPVQVLAVTVGHRQPLGVGAAGLALLAALPSAESEEVIAQNEQALRAYGGMTVAQMRRLVENTRGRGWSVVGNAAVPGVLGVGVALCDAGGYPRLAVSVSSLISRMQAARQRNIADLIRAQLAQDEVRTQRWALPGFSGG
- a CDS encoding Bug family tripartite tricarboxylate transporter substrate binding protein yields the protein MKMQSKRWAAAAAALGALLAAPALAAKPYPERPVTLVVGYAAGGATDIVARLMAKSLSEELGQTIVVENKTGANSNIGAEIVSRAAPDGYTLYVGSIANTINRTLYSQLSYDFVKDFEPVGLLATIPNILVVNPKLPIKTVQEYVAYAKKNPGKLTCASSGSGSSIHLSCELFKMQTGTDILHVPYRGSGPAVADLLGGQVDSMFDNLPSSLPHVQAGKLRAIGVTSPQRLPSAPDTPTLAESGLAGFDVESWFGVMAPAGTPKPVVERLNQAINKALASPALQTSYQQSGFYAPQQPNTPETYAKKIASEIDKWGKVVKSANLKAN
- a CDS encoding class I adenylate-forming enzyme family protein, giving the protein MYPIDFFFRAAEQYPDRIALDGPEGLVTYSRLAADTRALAAALQDLDPAPQTRVAICAGNSARHILALLAVLASGKVWVPLNYRSTEREIGRILDATEPSIVIVDGVGAPLAPEVQAPQGRRHIHLDDAAAPLALDELLARCAGREPQRHALPRDATQAVKFTGGTTGLPKGVMQPYHAWNAGIINQIMSWGLTHEDRYVVAAPITHGTGTYLLPVLARGGAHLLLDGVTPASITAAFRERGGTLSFMPPTLIYMIMAQPGVSRADFPRLRNLIYGGAPMPVEKIDKARAFFGPVLGTTYGQTEAPQIVTVLRPSDLEAPQNRASVGRVTWLSDVAIMAPDGALLPRGEIGEVVVQGDLVMASYWRLPEKTAETVVNGWLHTGDTGLIDARGYLFLKDRLRDVIITGGFNIYPVDVENALSAHPAVYECSVFGLPDDKWGEAVHAAVQFHPGVEASEDELKAHVRALLGPVATPKQFHIHDSLPRSSVGKVLKNAVRDAAQKESS
- a CDS encoding citryl-CoA lyase encodes the protein MKTPETRLCAHHLTGMSYRDVDLVEDLIGKKTFTEVMIMQILGREARPVDLRIVDAVLVTLMEHGLTPSAITTRLIYMSAPENLQGAVASGLMAVGSRFVGTMENCSRLLDRIRQAEDGRAEALAIAREFRESRSALPGFGHHLHKPDDPRSIKLLALAEAEPDLKGDSLKALRLFSAAIDETYGKHITINATGAVAALLSEIGVPTELMRGFAVISRAAGLVSHVAEEQQSPSGRYIWETIDHAIPYVGRGKTHQGAEQA